A segment of the Streptomyces pactum genome:
TGATGATCCGCGGGGCGTTGGGGGACATCTCGTCCGGCGTGTCGATCGCTTCCATCATCACGTCGAGGATGTGGAGGCGGGCGTCACGGGCCTGCTTGAGGGCGGCGGCCAGGACGGAGGCGGGGATGCCGTCCAGCTTGGTGTCGAGCTGGAGGGCGGTCACGAACTCCTTGGTGCCGGCGACCTTGAAGTCCATGTCGCCGAAGGCGTCCTCCGCACCGAGGATGTCGGTGAGGGCGACGTAGTGCGTCTCGCCGTTGATCTCCTGGGAGATCAGGCCCATGGCGATACCGGCGACGGGGGCCTTCAGCGGCACACCGGCGTTCAGCAGCGACATGGTGGAGGCGCAGACCGAGCCCATGGACGTCGAGCCGTTGGAGCCGAGGGCCTCGGACACCTGACGGATCGCGTACGGGAACTCCTCGCGCGTCGGCAGCACCGGCACGATGGCGCGCTCGGCGAGGGCGCCGTGGCCGATCTCGCGGCGCTTCGGGGAGCCGACGCGGCCGGTCTCGCCGACGGAGTACGGCGGGAAGTTGTAGTTGTGCATGTAGCGCTTGCGAGTCACCGGGGAGAGGGTGTCGAGCTGCTGCTCCATGCGGAGCATGTTGAGGGTGGTGACGCCCAGGATCTGGGTCTCGCCACGCTCGAACAGCGCGGAACCGTGCACGCGCGGGATGGCCTCGACCTCGGCGGCCAGGGTGCGGATGTCGGTGACACCGCGGCCGTCGATGCGCTTCTTCTCCTTGATGACGCGCTCACGGACCAGGGACTTGGTCAGCGAGCGGTACGCGGCGGAGATCTCCTTCTCGCGGCCCTCGAACTCCGGCAGGAGCTTCTCGGCGGCGAGCGCCTTGACGCGGTCCAGCTCGGCCTCGCGCTCCTGCTTGCCGGCGATGGTGAGCGCCTGGGTGAGCTCGGGCTTGACGGCGCCGGTGAGCGCCTCCAGCACGTCGTCCTGGTAGTCCAGGAAGATCGGGAACTCACCGGTCGGCTTGGCGGCCTTCGCGGCGAGGTCCGCCTGGGCGCGGCACAGCACCTTGATGAAGGGCTTCGCGGCGTCCAGACCGGCGGCGACGACCTCCTCGGTGGGCGCCTCGGCGCCGCCCTCGACCAGCTTGACGGTCTTCTCGGTGGCCTCGGCCTCGACCATCATGATCGCGACGTCGCCGTCCTCCAGGGCGCGGCCCGCGACGACCATGTCGAAGACGGCGTCCTCGAGCTCGGTGTGCGTCGGGAAGGCCACCCACTGGCCGCGGATCAGCGCGACGCGGACGCCGCCGATCGGGCCGGAGAAGGGCAGGCCGGCCAGTTGCGTGGACGCGGAGGCGGCGTTGATCGCCACGACGTCGTACAGGTGGTCGGGGTTGAGGGCCATGATCGTGGCGACGACCTGGATCTCGTTGCGCAGGCCCTTCTTGAAGGACGGGCGCAGCGGGCGGTCGATCAGCCGGCAGGTGAGGACGGCGTCCTCGGACGGCCGGCCCTCGCGGCGGAAGAAGCTGCCGGGGATCTTGCCGGCGGCGTACATCCGCTCCTCGACGTCCACCGTGAGCGGGAAGAAGTCGAGCTGGTCCTTGGGGTTCTTGGAGGCGCTGGTGGCCGACAGCACCATGGTGTCGTCGTCCAGGTACGCCACGGCGGAACCGGCGGCCTGCCTGGCCAGCCGGCCCGTCTCGAAGCGGATGGTGCGGGTGCCGAACGCGCCGTTGTCGATCACGGCTTCGGCGTAGTGGGTCTCGTTCTCCACTAGTGATTTCTCCTCGTCTTCGTCCCTCCTCGCCCGTGTTGGCGGGGGGACGGTGGCGGAGAAGCGCTCCGTGCAATGCGGGCCGGTCTTCGATCGAAGCACCCGGGGGCCTGCCCCGGGGGCCACTACCGAGGACCGGCGGCGGCTAGGCGCGCTTCTCCTCGTTTCGTTCGTTGTGTCGTACGTCGTGCGTCTTGTCTTCTGTTACCACACTACAAAGCGGTGGCGTCAGAGCGCACGTACAGCAAAGGGAGCGGCCCCCGAACGATGGGAACCGCTCCCTTCACGGCGTCTTACTTGGCGCCCGCCGCACCGCGGCGGATGCCGAGGCGCTCGACCAGCGCGCGGAAGCGCTGGATGTCCTTCTTGGCGAGGTACTGCAGCAGCCGGCGGCGCTGGCCGACCAGGATCAGCAGACCACGACGGGAGTGGTGGTCGTGCTTGTGGGTCTTGAGGTGCTCGGTCAGGTCGGAGATCCGACGGGACAGCAGAGCGACCTGGACCTCGGGGGAGCCGGTGTCGCCCTCCTTGGTACCGAACTCGGTGATGATCTGCTTCTTCACTGCGGCGTCGAGCGACACGCGTACTCCTCTTGGTCTGTGAGTGCCCACCGAGTGCCCCCGGTCTACGTCTCGGGGGATCTTCCGTGACTCGGAAGGCGGGGATCCGCTGGGCGCGGCCTCCAGGGCTCCTGGCTCCGGGGGCGCGTACACAAACGGCCGTCACACAGCGTACCAGCCTGGACGGACGGCCCTTCCCGCAGGCTCGGCGACCTGTCCGTCACCCTTGCGGTCACGGACATCCACAAACCGCTGAGCTGGGAGAACGGCGGCAAGTAGGGTGACCGCACAGACCGCCCGCAGTGCAGGAAGGACCGAGCCACCATGGTCGATGCCGAGGACCGGGAACTCAAGGCGCGCAAGGAACGGGAGCGGGACGAGCTCTATTCCCTCGACATTTCCGGTGTCGAGTGGCACAGCGCGCCCGGCACCGAGGAGCACGAGGAACGGGTCGAGATCGCCTACCTGCCCGCCGGTGCCGTGGCCATGCGGTCGTCGCTCGACCCGGACACCGTGCTGCGCTACACGGAGGCGGAGTGGCGGGCATTCGTCCTCGGCGCCCGGGACGGGGAGTTCGACCTGGAGCCGGCGCCGGGCAACGGTGGCGCCGGGTAACGGTGGCGCCGGGTAACGGTGGCGCCCGGGCCGAGCGGTGCCCGGGCCGAGCGGTGCGTGTGCCGAGCGGTGCGTGTGCGGAGAAGGGGAGCGTCAGGGCTTCTCCGCCGCGCCGCCGCTTCCGATGCCCAGGACCAGGTAGAGCCACTGCTTCTTCTTGTCGCCGGCGGGGCCGTTAGCGGACTTGGCGCCGAAGAAGATCCGTCCGTCCTGGACGACGATGTCGTTCTCGTTCGAGAGCGTCAGCGGCTCGCCCTCGCTCGGCAGGTCGAAGAAGAAGTACGGAGTCTCCCTGTCCGTCGCGGGATCCAGGGCGACCAGCGCGTTCGGCGCGATGTGGTCGTCGCTCAGGCGCAGGGCGAGGAGCTGGTCGCCGCTCATCCGCAGCGGCTGGAGCAGGGAGCCCGGACCGGAGTCGAACTTCTTCGTCGTGTCCCCCGTCGCCAGGTCGAAGCCGATGATCCAGTTGGAGACCTGCTTCTCCAACTGGTCCTTGCTGCGGATGAAGACCTGGCCCGCGCCCACGGCGATGGTCGGGCAGTCGTCGATGACCAGGTGGTCGCCGTAGGCGCAGTCGGCGACGTACGCGCCGTTGCGGAGACTGATCGTGGCGCGGTCGCGGCCCTTGTCGTCGAGGGACAGCAGGTCGGTGATCTCGGTGCCGCCGCCGGCGACGGCGAGGACGGCCGGCTCGGACGACGGCACACCGAGGTCGCGGATGCCCTTGGCGGCGGAGTACGTCCACTGGGTCCGGCCGGTGGCCGGGTCGACCTTGCGCACCTTGTAGGTGACGTGCTGCCAGGACGTGTCCGGCACGCTCTCGTCGGTGCTCCAGCACTTCTGACGGATCAGCAGCGCTCGGCCGCCGGCCGCTCCCATGTCCTGACAGGGTGCGGTGGCCCTCGTGGCCCACCGGCTCGTGCCCTTCGCCATGTCGTACCCGACGGTGCCACCGCCCCAGGTCACGACGACCGTGTCGTGCGTCAGTGTCACGCTCGGCCGGTCCTGGGTGCTGTTGCCCGTCGCCGAGCCCGGGCCGGGACCGGCCACGGAATAGGGGACGCGGTCCTCCCAGACGAGGCGGCCGTCGTCGAGGTCGACGAAGGCGACCTGGTTGCAGAAGGCGTCCTTCTCCCGGTCGTTCGCCCTGAAGAGGACGGCGGTGCGGTGGTCGACGGTCACATGGCGCGTGTATCCGCAGATCGGGCCGTCGAGCCCGAGCCGCCACTCCTCCTCGCCCGGCACGACGTCGGTGCCGATGCGCATACCGACGAGTGTCTTGTTGACGCCCTTGGCGAGGATGCGGTCCGTTGCCCACATGCCCGGCATCTCGACGTGCTCACCGGGGGCCATGTCGTCCACGGAGAACCGGAAGGCCATCTCGCCCACGGTGCTCGCGGGTTGCTTCTCGACCGTCTCCCGGACGTCGCCAGGGCCCTGCCCGTCCGCGGTCCCCGGTCTGTCCGACGACGCGCCGTTCTCGCCCCCGCCCCACAGCAGCCAGCCGCCGGTGCCCAACGCGGCGGCGACGACGACCGCGAGCAGTACCGTCAGAGCCTTCCGCCCCCGTTTCCGCTCCGTGGTCCGCGCGGTCGGCGGGGGCTGGGTCATCGAAGGGGGCGGGCCGAAGCTCACGCGCGGGTCCTCTTCCTGGTGATGGGATTCCCGTCATGGGATGACGGCAAGCGCTCCTACTATGCCGGGGCCTTGATCAACCGTGGGCACGCGCGGGCCTGACATCGTCGATTCCGACCGCGCTCTGGCGGAGTTCTGTCCGACTTGTTCATGGATGCGGTGTGGCGCATGCACGGATTCGGAAACGAGGTACGGCACTTCGGGGCAGGCTGTGACGCAATGGGCGGACGCTGGGGTGAGGACGGGGCTGCCGGGGCGGGGCGTGTGGTGATTAGGCTGGGTCCCGGCGCGACGCCAGAACCCGTGGACCGGGCGTCGGCGTCGTACGGGGAGGGCCGACGATCGGACGACCTCGTTTCACTTCGGACAACGTCGGACGACAAAAACGGTCGCCCCAGCACGGCATGAGGGTGCTCGACCACACCAGGAGGAACTGTGAGCAGCGATCGGGACGGGATCCGCGGGGGCTGGGCTACACCCGGCGATGACCAACCCGACGCGGAGTCCGCAGTCGAGACGACGGGCGAGTTCACCATCGACTACGCTCCGCCCGCCTGGTACACGCAGAACGCGTCGAGCGATTCGGGGCAGGGACAAGACCAGGGTCAAGGCCAGGGGCAGGGGCCGGGACAAGGCCAGGGAGCGGGCTCGGGTGACGGTTCCTCTTCCGCGGCCGCTTCGTCCGGCCCTTCCGCTGCGTCCACCCCGTCCGCTGCGTCCGCCGCGTCCACCCCGCCTGCTCCCCGTGGGCCGGTTCCGCCACTGCCGGGGCTGACTCCGCCGCCGCACGCGGCTCCGTCCAACGGTTCCTCCTCCATTCCGGCCCCGGCTCCCGGGGCACCCTTCACGCCGCCTCCGCCGCCCGCTGCGGGGACCGCGTTCACGCCGCCTCCGCCGCCGGGTCCGGGGGCGCCGTTCACGCCGCCTCCGCCGCCGGTTCCGGGGGCG
Coding sequences within it:
- a CDS encoding polyribonucleotide nucleotidyltransferase, which gives rise to MENETHYAEAVIDNGAFGTRTIRFETGRLARQAAGSAVAYLDDDTMVLSATSASKNPKDQLDFFPLTVDVEERMYAAGKIPGSFFRREGRPSEDAVLTCRLIDRPLRPSFKKGLRNEIQVVATIMALNPDHLYDVVAINAASASTQLAGLPFSGPIGGVRVALIRGQWVAFPTHTELEDAVFDMVVAGRALEDGDVAIMMVEAEATEKTVKLVEGGAEAPTEEVVAAGLDAAKPFIKVLCRAQADLAAKAAKPTGEFPIFLDYQDDVLEALTGAVKPELTQALTIAGKQEREAELDRVKALAAEKLLPEFEGREKEISAAYRSLTKSLVRERVIKEKKRIDGRGVTDIRTLAAEVEAIPRVHGSALFERGETQILGVTTLNMLRMEQQLDTLSPVTRKRYMHNYNFPPYSVGETGRVGSPKRREIGHGALAERAIVPVLPTREEFPYAIRQVSEALGSNGSTSMGSVCASTMSLLNAGVPLKAPVAGIAMGLISQEINGETHYVALTDILGAEDAFGDMDFKVAGTKEFVTALQLDTKLDGIPASVLAAALKQARDARLHILDVMMEAIDTPDEMSPNAPRIITVKIPVDKIGEVIGPKGKMINQIQEDTGADITIEDDGTIYIGAAQGSQAEAARATINGIANPTMPEVGERYLGTVVKTTTFGAFVSLLPGKDGLLHISQIRKLAGGKRVENVEDVLGVGAKVQVEIAEIDSRGKLSLIPVIEGEAGDDEKKDDADQ
- a CDS encoding PQQ-binding-like beta-propeller repeat protein, with product MSFGPPPSMTQPPPTARTTERKRGRKALTVLLAVVVAAALGTGGWLLWGGGENGASSDRPGTADGQGPGDVRETVEKQPASTVGEMAFRFSVDDMAPGEHVEMPGMWATDRILAKGVNKTLVGMRIGTDVVPGEEEWRLGLDGPICGYTRHVTVDHRTAVLFRANDREKDAFCNQVAFVDLDDGRLVWEDRVPYSVAGPGPGSATGNSTQDRPSVTLTHDTVVVTWGGGTVGYDMAKGTSRWATRATAPCQDMGAAGGRALLIRQKCWSTDESVPDTSWQHVTYKVRKVDPATGRTQWTYSAAKGIRDLGVPSSEPAVLAVAGGGTEITDLLSLDDKGRDRATISLRNGAYVADCAYGDHLVIDDCPTIAVGAGQVFIRSKDQLEKQVSNWIIGFDLATGDTTKKFDSGPGSLLQPLRMSGDQLLALRLSDDHIAPNALVALDPATDRETPYFFFDLPSEGEPLTLSNENDIVVQDGRIFFGAKSANGPAGDKKKQWLYLVLGIGSGGAAEKP
- a CDS encoding DUF397 domain-containing protein, encoding MVDAEDRELKARKERERDELYSLDISGVEWHSAPGTEEHEERVEIAYLPAGAVAMRSSLDPDTVLRYTEAEWRAFVLGARDGEFDLEPAPGNGGAG
- the rpsO gene encoding 30S ribosomal protein S15; this encodes MSLDAAVKKQIITEFGTKEGDTGSPEVQVALLSRRISDLTEHLKTHKHDHHSRRGLLILVGQRRRLLQYLAKKDIQRFRALVERLGIRRGAAGAK